A genomic stretch from Enterococcus wangshanyuanii includes:
- a CDS encoding lectin-like domain-containing protein has product MKQFRIEKITKKIATVGSLGMIAMIVAGSKPEVVDAVSKEVIVNSSNYLDHFGLSGQASYDSSTGIIRLTNDEFLQMGVSYLRDRINMNEDFIFTGSINLGDGSQNPNPSTGNSGGSDGVAFVMHPNDFASIGGEGGRHGVAGLSDAFGFSTDTWFNQYDPSQFGTSQGVGSSFAGFLSSDSSEEYGLKWAPDVQVISEPINNEFRPFQASYNGGSKTLTVVYDGVVWSNDVSQWLVPDGIATGYVLALFATTGGHVSNVQEVQIDSFVYYNLYTPTPTAEISLKDVEVSIVSGLVEGAPAGTEVKITTDAGTVVTVVTDENGMYEAEIPTSEVIEGQPISVVATDVVTGAPPSEEVIVSYTSKDTDGDGLLDEEEIKLGTDPLNPDTDGDGLPDGKEVELGTDPLNPDTDGDGVPDGKELELGTDPLNPDTDGDGVPDGKELELGTDPLNPDTDGDGVPDGKELELGTDPLNPDTDGDGVPDGKELELGTDPLNPDTDGDGVPDGKELELGTDPLNPDTDGDGVPDGKELELGTDPLNPDTDGDGVPDGKELELGTDPLNPDTDGDGVPDGKELELGTDPLNPDTDGDGVPDGKELELGTDPLNPDTDGDGVPDGKELELDTDPLNPDTDGDGVPDGKELELGTDPLNPDTDGDGVPDGKEVELGTDPLTPNVGGKEVDPETGSANTGNLIKPSGRTTGRLLNTGEEISRIGFLGILILLFSGAVLSKRYRMKK; this is encoded by the coding sequence ATGAAACAATTTAGAATAGAAAAGATAACAAAAAAAATAGCTACTGTAGGTTCTCTTGGAATGATAGCTATGATTGTAGCAGGAAGTAAGCCTGAAGTGGTGGATGCTGTTTCGAAAGAGGTCATCGTAAATTCATCCAACTATTTAGATCATTTTGGTTTAAGCGGACAGGCATCCTATGACTCGTCTACTGGCATTATTCGGTTGACAAATGATGAATTTTTACAAATGGGTGTTAGCTATTTAAGAGATCGAATAAATATGAATGAAGATTTTATATTTACTGGATCTATAAACTTAGGGGATGGTTCACAGAACCCTAATCCTAGTACTGGAAATTCAGGAGGATCGGATGGTGTTGCCTTTGTTATGCATCCTAATGACTTTGCTTCGATCGGTGGAGAGGGGGGGAGACATGGTGTAGCGGGCTTGTCAGATGCTTTTGGTTTTTCAACAGACACATGGTTTAATCAGTATGACCCGAGTCAGTTTGGTACATCACAGGGTGTGGGCAGTTCGTTTGCAGGTTTTCTATCTTCAGACTCTTCAGAAGAGTATGGGTTAAAATGGGCTCCTGATGTCCAAGTAATTTCAGAGCCTATAAACAATGAGTTTAGACCTTTTCAAGCTAGTTATAATGGTGGTTCGAAGACATTGACTGTTGTATATGATGGAGTAGTATGGTCTAACGATGTGTCTCAATGGTTGGTTCCGGATGGTATAGCTACAGGTTACGTATTGGCATTGTTTGCAACAACAGGTGGACACGTTTCTAATGTACAAGAGGTACAGATAGATTCTTTTGTGTACTACAATTTGTATACACCAACGCCAACAGCGGAGATCAGTCTCAAAGATGTAGAAGTTTCAATTGTATCGGGACTTGTTGAAGGAGCTCCAGCTGGAACTGAGGTTAAAATAACAACAGATGCTGGAACAGTTGTCACTGTAGTAACAGATGAAAACGGTATGTATGAAGCAGAAATCCCTACTTCAGAGGTAATTGAAGGACAGCCTATCAGCGTAGTAGCAACAGATGTTGTAACAGGAGCACCGCCGTCAGAGGAAGTAATTGTTTCTTATACATCTAAAGACACGGATGGAGATGGGTTGCTGGATGAAGAAGAAATAAAATTAGGAACTGATCCGTTGAATCCAGATACAGATGGAGATGGCTTGCCAGATGGTAAGGAAGTAGAACTAGGAACTGATCCGTTGAATCCAGATACAGATGGAGATGGGGTACCTGATGGTAAAGAACTGGAGCTGGGTACAGATCCATTGAATCCAGATACAGATGGAGATGGGGTACCTGATGGTAAAGAACTGGAGCTGGGTACAGATCCATTGAATCCAGATACAGATGGAGATGGAGTACCTGATGGTAAAGAACTGGAGCTGGGTACAGATCCATTGAATCCAGATACAGATGGAGATGGGGTACCTGATGGTAAAGAACTGGAGCTGGGTACAGATCCATTGAATCCAGATACAGATGGAGATGGAGTACCTGATGGTAAAGAACTGGAGCTGGGTACAGATCCATTGAATCCAGATACAGATGGAGATGGAGTACCTGATGGTAAAGAACTGGAGCTGGGTACAGATCCATTGAATCCAGATACAGATGGAGATGGGGTACCTGATGGTAAAGAACTGGAGCTGGGTACAGATCCATTGAATCCAGATACAGATGGAGATGGGGTACCTGATGGTAAAGAACTGGAGCTGGGTACAGATCCATTGAATCCAGATACAGATGGAGATGGAGTACCTGATGGTAAAGAACTGGAGCTGGGTACAGATCCATTGAATCCAGATACAGATGGAGATGGGGTACCTGATGGTAAAGAACTGGAGCTGGATACAGATCCATTGAATCCAGATACAGATGGAGATGGAGTACCTGATGGTAAAGAACTGGAGCTGGGTACAGATCCATTGAATCCAGATACAGATGGAGATGGAGTACCTGATGGTAAGGAAGTAGAATTAGGAACAGATCCGTTGACACCAAATGTTGGTGGAAAGGAAGTAGATCCTGAAACTGGTTCAGCAAATACTGGAAATCTTATCAAACCAAGTGGGAGGACTACGGGGAGATTGTTAAACACTGGAGAAGAAATTTCACGAATTGGTTTTTTAGGTATTCTAATTTTGTTATTTTCAGGGGCAGTGTTGTCAAAAAGATATAGAATGAAGAAGTAA
- a CDS encoding DUF6056 family protein produces the protein MNRVMTSGMNKNWFSKNSQLIGICILFLCITIYFSFFGIQKGTDDEWFKRVSEQKHFFDYIIHRYTGWSARIFPDAIMYFIFSMPLIVYSSITSASLLIAAYSIARIMKKTVSLFDMIVILAFFGWMNFPFIYHSFLWITGAVNYLWPLSLGLFAMIPYADYVFRGDRWTKRSWMFLSIFITLLFSISNEQYLLVGFCAAVCAHIALVISKKRNLFFY, from the coding sequence ATGAATAGAGTAATGACAAGTGGAATGAACAAAAATTGGTTTTCTAAAAACAGTCAGTTAATTGGGATTTGTATCCTTTTTTTATGTATTACAATTTATTTTTCTTTTTTTGGTATTCAAAAAGGAACGGATGATGAATGGTTTAAAAGGGTCAGTGAACAAAAACATTTCTTTGACTATATTATTCATCGGTATACAGGCTGGTCAGCTAGAATTTTTCCAGATGCAATTATGTATTTTATATTTTCGATGCCATTAATAGTCTACTCATCAATAACCTCGGCTTCATTATTAATTGCAGCGTATTCAATTGCTCGAATTATGAAAAAAACAGTGAGTTTATTTGATATGATAGTTATACTAGCTTTTTTTGGTTGGATGAATTTTCCATTTATCTATCATTCTTTTTTGTGGATAACAGGAGCTGTGAATTATCTATGGCCGCTCTCTTTGGGACTATTTGCCATGATACCTTATGCTGACTATGTTTTTAGAGGAGATAGATGGACGAAAAGAAGCTGGATGTTTCTCAGCATTTTTATAACATTACTTTTTTCTATCAGTAATGAACAATATTTACTTGTTGGTTTTTGTGCAGCAGTATGTGCTCATATTGCGTTAGTTATCAGTAAAAAAAGAAATCTCTTTTTTTATTAG
- a CDS encoding InlB B-repeat-containing protein yields MKKKIINTGLLILIIGGTAVTNIFAQSSSKISANSEEAIQNDETSNIDSNVSANKFATEKDNQNEDLNLQETKLNRSAELIRPKSNLLSFKITKGSSPNTLSLYEDAGNGLTLIQDDIPTSSTIVYDTLFTRNPSTIDGTGIDGEINIRFNGSTNETPEGDHLIHGLDLINGAKVKFEFQNQVKIRESNNNDRDVVQIFDSSEITFFPFDESSRLTIWNFNSGANIVTKGSGGKITFNGGSYTMLERRNKDFRQPLISIGSIYTDSVIESGSIEINEGSNFKTDSTSAALFGSVTDAPNSDIIINSITSEGSSLVGIANGGKDKYSLRNVIIKNANVKTDSRLVTITEGNSHIENVRVLRGKFNYTNRNYSVDPGDFIGIFDSKRTPVTSKYTNASIGNIQISSGSIFGPNSKRLEDTGYIGISNEFKDAGATIGEIKISGGSVDLRPLNVQPINELNQNVYLNRLTMFETQANKQVTSVSFPWNLTDTWVAPYNIFSPWLPTETENKIVNATLEGNKRYQNYYTPNAAINEKILYPQIGISFAFSNIKDIALPAKQSVWLGDKVTDPNLTVAGEQVSWENNEIKNLYNFQYALHEDMINQKKATMELIGSIPNYELNYSGNGETSGTVPTGQPYTAQDVMTIADKGQLQKEGYDFSGWNTKADGSGQMFQPNEEFKGEENKGGNTLYAQWEKQRPAETTVTVEFVNEANEVLSEYTVQLSGLVGDTIDLTQTSQVTSQLTTIENAGYKIDARPENESSLQIVENLVIQYKVSGTLNFVSAPKLMNLNLTYKIMECCSFCFFRT; encoded by the coding sequence ATGAAAAAGAAGATAATAAATACTGGGCTTCTTATATTAATAATTGGAGGCACAGCAGTGACTAATATTTTTGCTCAATCAAGTAGCAAAATTAGTGCAAATTCTGAAGAAGCTATACAAAATGATGAAACGTCTAATATTGACTCGAATGTAAGTGCGAATAAATTTGCGACAGAAAAAGATAATCAGAATGAGGATCTAAATCTTCAAGAAACCAAACTTAATCGTTCAGCAGAATTAATACGTCCTAAATCAAACTTGCTATCTTTTAAAATTACAAAAGGAAGTTCTCCAAATACTTTATCACTGTATGAAGACGCTGGGAACGGATTAACTCTTATTCAAGATGACATACCAACGTCTTCAACGATAGTCTATGATACTTTATTTACACGTAACCCATCAACTATTGATGGAACTGGTATCGATGGAGAAATAAATATTAGGTTCAACGGTTCTACTAATGAAACTCCAGAAGGTGATCATCTTATCCATGGGTTAGACCTAATCAATGGGGCTAAGGTGAAATTTGAATTTCAAAATCAAGTGAAAATTAGAGAAAGTAACAATAATGACAGAGATGTAGTTCAGATTTTTGATAGTTCTGAAATAACATTTTTTCCTTTTGACGAATCGTCAAGACTTACAATATGGAATTTTAACAGTGGTGCTAACATTGTAACAAAGGGTTCAGGCGGAAAGATTACATTTAATGGTGGATCGTATACAATGCTTGAACGTCGTAACAAAGATTTCCGACAACCTCTAATTAGTATAGGTTCTATTTATACTGATTCTGTAATTGAGTCTGGAAGTATTGAAATCAATGAAGGCTCAAATTTTAAGACTGATTCTACTTCGGCTGCACTGTTTGGTAGTGTTACAGACGCTCCTAATTCAGATATTATTATAAATAGCATAACGTCGGAAGGATCCTCGTTGGTGGGAATAGCTAATGGGGGGAAAGATAAATATAGTTTACGAAATGTGATTATAAAAAATGCTAATGTTAAGACTGATTCTAGGTTAGTAACAATAACCGAAGGGAATTCTCATATAGAAAACGTCCGAGTTTTAAGAGGGAAATTTAACTATACAAATAGAAATTATAGTGTTGACCCTGGTGACTTTATCGGGATTTTTGATAGTAAACGCACTCCTGTAACATCGAAATATACTAATGCATCTATTGGAAATATTCAAATTTCAAGTGGAAGTATTTTTGGGCCTAACTCTAAGAGGTTGGAGGATACCGGATATATAGGTATTTCAAATGAGTTTAAAGATGCAGGTGCTACAATTGGTGAGATCAAAATTTCAGGTGGTAGTGTTGACTTACGTCCATTGAATGTTCAACCAATAAATGAACTAAATCAAAATGTCTATTTAAATCGTTTGACTATGTTTGAAACTCAAGCGAATAAACAAGTAACAAGTGTCTCATTTCCTTGGAATCTCACGGATACATGGGTAGCTCCCTATAATATATTTTCTCCATGGCTTCCTACTGAAACAGAAAATAAAATTGTGAACGCGACATTAGAAGGAAATAAACGATACCAAAATTATTATACGCCTAATGCTGCTATTAATGAGAAGATTTTATATCCTCAAATAGGGATCTCATTTGCCTTTTCCAACATTAAAGATATTGCTCTACCAGCAAAACAATCTGTTTGGCTTGGCGATAAAGTGACTGATCCAAATCTAACAGTGGCCGGGGAACAAGTTAGTTGGGAAAATAATGAAATAAAAAATCTTTACAATTTTCAATATGCTTTACACGAAGATATGATAAATCAAAAAAAAGCTACAATGGAATTGATTGGTTCGATTCCAAACTATGAGCTAAATTATTCTGGAAATGGAGAGACTTCTGGAACGGTTCCGACTGGCCAACCTTATACGGCTCAAGACGTGATGACTATTGCAGACAAAGGTCAATTACAGAAAGAGGGCTATGATTTTAGTGGATGGAACACTAAAGCAGATGGATCTGGACAAATGTTTCAACCAAACGAAGAATTTAAAGGTGAAGAGAATAAGGGAGGGAACACCTTATATGCTCAATGGGAAAAACAACGACCGGCAGAGACAACTGTTACTGTCGAATTTGTTAATGAAGCCAATGAAGTATTGTCTGAGTATACTGTCCAACTATCAGGTCTTGTTGGAGACACAATAGATCTAACGCAAACGTCTCAAGTTACCTCACAATTAACTACAATAGAAAACGCAGGGTATAAAATAGACGCTCGCCCCGAAAATGAATCTTCACTTCAGATTGTAGAAAATCTTGTAATTCAATACAAAGTGTCTGGGACCTTGAATTTTGTTTCTGCTCCAAAACTAATGAATTTAAACCTAACTTACAAAATAATGGAATGTTGTTCATTTTGTTTTTTTAGAACTTAA
- a CDS encoding winged helix-turn-helix domain-containing protein, which produces MYKVGIFSSENSDQHLMEIMNKNGYESVIIQDEQRLKDLDVLLLERKKDKDFAQIIEYIVQKKKYNIPFIWIISSTLPEQERNLYLRLGVNGIINRTDSMKEVIFTLDNNMETKLLNDNKESTLNHDKVKNKKTKLLVKERTNSIQFEGEEEIFLTKKEFTLFWNLYKNPNKPISYKELKKLLWGDDKTEDIYRVANVLFLLRKKLPPQYQDMLRTIRGVGYMLVL; this is translated from the coding sequence ATGTATAAAGTAGGAATATTTTCTTCTGAGAACTCTGATCAACACCTAATGGAAATAATGAATAAAAATGGGTATGAATCAGTAATAATTCAAGATGAGCAACGACTAAAAGATTTAGACGTTCTTCTTCTCGAACGAAAAAAAGATAAAGATTTTGCTCAGATCATTGAATATATAGTGCAGAAAAAAAAATACAATATTCCATTTATTTGGATCATCTCTTCAACGTTACCAGAACAAGAACGAAATCTTTATTTGCGACTAGGAGTTAATGGCATTATTAACAGAACTGACAGTATGAAAGAAGTGATTTTCACTTTAGATAATAATATGGAAACAAAATTGCTGAATGACAATAAAGAAAGCACCTTAAATCATGATAAGGTGAAAAACAAAAAAACAAAACTATTAGTAAAAGAGAGGACGAATAGTATTCAATTTGAAGGGGAGGAGGAAATATTTTTAACTAAAAAAGAATTTACGTTGTTTTGGAATTTATATAAAAATCCAAATAAACCAATCTCTTACAAAGAATTAAAAAAACTCTTATGGGGAGATGATAAGACTGAAGACATATATCGTGTTGCAAACGTCTTGTTTCTATTAAGGAAAAAATTACCACCTCAATATCAAGACATGCTTCGTACAATAAGAGGGGTAGGTTACATGTTAGTTTTATAG
- a CDS encoding helix-turn-helix domain-containing protein: MIHLFEKKDTKIYKIVSEFLRRPTMKLSDLNNLVNISSVTLIKDIAETNQLFRQLQIKAHISIDNQTATIDRTASFSLPKITITLFERSFKGNLLMDLLYERDIDINSYTYLYDISEASFYRKIHELKSDLKIFNLDLNTKPIKLVGREQDIRYFYQSLLWGVYRGIIWPFNTSKHEYLKQIEAKEKEIIFNLSSIQKDQWSFWIAIIDLRREMNHFVSSMSTKYENNPMKSVSFLVFFSNSYQSSITIPEKYMPAEINYETSIAETGTFIATADSPLVHSYVVYHKFHNTELWQFAIYFLKLVLENDTFFAEAMESQLFMTRFLSLLTQTNRYSYHYQTMFNSLPGISRTYLLDTNSRAQEILSNIITNAIVLANTKIPKFHIKDKEFLIAALSESILGMFKFNFYDNSYRISLLLENIYAAELVKKQLSTLNYELTISTENEDIKKADLIICETYTESLANEVYPDTQVFVLAKSYLTQHDLNGLDNFLRTAKL, translated from the coding sequence ATGATACATCTGTTTGAGAAAAAAGATACTAAGATATATAAAATAGTTAGTGAATTCCTTCGTAGACCAACAATGAAGCTTAGTGATTTGAATAATTTAGTAAATATTTCATCCGTTACATTGATAAAAGATATAGCAGAAACCAATCAACTTTTCCGACAACTTCAAATAAAAGCGCATATTTCCATAGACAATCAAACCGCTACTATAGATCGCACTGCAAGCTTTTCTCTTCCAAAAATAACAATTACCCTATTTGAACGTTCTTTTAAGGGAAATTTACTAATGGACTTACTGTATGAAAGAGATATTGATATAAATTCTTATACCTATTTATATGATATTTCTGAAGCTAGTTTTTACAGAAAAATACATGAATTGAAATCAGATTTAAAAATATTTAATCTGGATCTAAATACCAAACCGATAAAACTTGTTGGAAGAGAACAAGACATAAGATATTTTTATCAGTCTTTACTATGGGGAGTTTATCGCGGAATTATATGGCCTTTCAACACTTCTAAACATGAGTATTTAAAACAAATAGAAGCTAAAGAAAAAGAAATTATTTTTAATCTCTCATCTATCCAAAAAGATCAATGGTCATTTTGGATTGCTATTATTGATCTAAGAAGGGAAATGAATCACTTTGTTTCAAGTATGTCTACAAAATACGAAAATAATCCAATGAAATCGGTGTCCTTTTTAGTTTTTTTTAGTAACTCGTATCAGAGCTCTATAACTATTCCAGAAAAATATATGCCTGCTGAAATAAACTATGAAACTTCTATTGCCGAAACAGGAACATTTATTGCTACAGCTGACTCACCTCTTGTGCATTCTTATGTTGTATATCATAAATTTCACAACACTGAGTTATGGCAGTTTGCAATTTATTTTCTCAAATTAGTTCTTGAAAATGACACATTTTTCGCGGAGGCTATGGAATCTCAGTTGTTTATGACTCGTTTTTTGAGTTTACTCACACAGACTAATAGATATTCATACCATTATCAAACGATGTTTAACTCTCTCCCTGGAATATCAAGAACGTATTTACTAGATACTAATAGTCGAGCACAAGAAATCTTATCAAACATAATAACTAATGCCATTGTACTAGCTAACACAAAAATTCCAAAATTTCATATAAAAGATAAAGAATTTTTAATAGCAGCATTAAGTGAGTCTATTCTTGGTATGTTCAAATTTAATTTTTATGACAATTCTTATCGCATCTCTTTACTATTAGAAAATATTTATGCTGCAGAGCTCGTCAAAAAACAGTTATCTACTTTAAATTACGAATTAACCATATCAACAGAGAATGAAGATATTAAAAAGGCTGACTTAATTATTTGTGAAACTTACACAGAATCTCTAGCTAACGAAGTATATCCAGATACCCAAGTGTTTGTTCTTGCTAAAAGCTATCTTACTCAACATGATCTAAACGGTTTGGATAACTTTTTAAGAACAGCTAAACTATAA
- a CDS encoding PTS transporter subunit EIIC: MKKYEVMSKQLIANIGGQENIYSMTHCVTRLRFKLKDEKSANDELIESMTDVIAVVKSSGQYQIVIGDHVSDIYNEILSQIEVPKKKLPKKNKKISVGTKFIDIVSGIMSPVIAVMMASGMIKGLVMLGEVFGWIDKQSDVGTILVGLGDAFFYFFPIMLGYTTAKKFNIDPFVGTVIGAFFVYPSLQGISLNIAGLSSDVTYTNTVLPVILTTILASYIYKNLKKVIPDVVNMFCVPMLTLLIVSPIGFILIGPLMNKVSDGIADLVMWLYSFSPILAGVIMGASWQFLVIFGVHMSIIAIAIVQMLSNRATPIFTLIGAASFSQTAVVFVIWLKTKDKKLKDLTLPAWVSGIFGVTEPAIYGITLSRIKFFIISCLGGALGGAYAGFSGLMSYQMSGFGIFSITALIGGDMPFEKALFHFSMSNIIAMLFSGIVTFIMYDDESKD, translated from the coding sequence TTGAAAAAATATGAAGTAATGTCCAAACAACTGATCGCGAATATTGGAGGACAAGAAAATATATATAGTATGACCCATTGTGTTACTCGATTAAGATTTAAATTGAAAGATGAAAAAAGTGCAAATGATGAACTTATTGAAAGTATGACCGATGTTATTGCAGTAGTAAAGAGTTCTGGACAATACCAAATAGTGATTGGCGATCATGTATCTGATATTTATAATGAAATACTTTCACAAATTGAAGTTCCTAAAAAAAAGCTTCCTAAAAAAAATAAAAAAATAAGTGTTGGAACAAAATTCATTGATATTGTCTCTGGTATAATGAGTCCTGTTATAGCAGTAATGATGGCTAGTGGAATGATTAAAGGATTAGTCATGCTTGGGGAAGTTTTTGGTTGGATTGATAAGCAAAGTGATGTAGGTACTATCTTGGTCGGTTTAGGAGACGCTTTTTTTTATTTCTTTCCAATTATGTTAGGGTATACAACAGCCAAAAAATTCAATATTGATCCGTTTGTTGGCACAGTAATAGGAGCCTTTTTTGTATACCCTAGCTTACAAGGAATAAGTTTGAATATCGCTGGTTTATCCAGTGATGTCACATATACAAATACTGTGTTACCAGTTATATTAACAACAATACTGGCTTCGTATATTTACAAAAATCTTAAGAAGGTTATTCCAGATGTTGTAAACATGTTTTGTGTACCAATGTTGACTCTTCTGATAGTCTCTCCAATTGGTTTTATTTTAATTGGTCCTCTTATGAACAAAGTTTCCGATGGCATCGCTGATCTCGTTATGTGGCTGTATTCATTTAGCCCAATACTTGCAGGGGTGATTATGGGAGCTTCATGGCAATTCTTGGTTATTTTTGGAGTTCATATGAGTATAATAGCTATTGCTATTGTTCAGATGCTGTCAAATCGAGCAACCCCGATCTTCACTTTAATTGGAGCTGCTTCCTTTTCTCAAACTGCAGTTGTTTTTGTGATCTGGTTAAAAACAAAAGATAAAAAATTGAAAGATCTAACACTACCAGCCTGGGTTTCAGGCATATTTGGTGTAACTGAACCTGCAATCTATGGAATTACATTATCAAGGATCAAATTTTTTATTATTAGCTGTCTTGGAGGAGCTTTGGGTGGCGCATATGCCGGTTTTTCTGGACTCATGAGTTATCAAATGTCAGGATTTGGTATTTTTTCTATTACAGCACTCATTGGAGGAGATATGCCTTTTGAAAAAGCACTATTTCATTTTAGTATGTCAAACATAATTGCGATGCTTTTTTCGGGTATAGTCACTTTTATTATGTATGACGATGAGAGTAAGGACTGA
- a CDS encoding InlB B-repeat-containing protein produces the protein MNRRVMMVLMLLIFFGKGDVTFANEGGKQDRDQSTILNSDEIVNLTVNFVNKKTDEVLNTVSLSYPTNSTIDVTETGTVQDIVQRFIDSGYTLVERPINEGGVVVSPDGTTITYYFEKQANLTVNFVNKATDEVLNTISLNYPINSAIDVTETGTVQDIVQRFIDSGYTLVERPINEGGVVVSPDGTTITYYFEKQANLTVNFVNKATDEVLNTVSLSYPTNSTIDVTETGTVQDIVQRFIDSGYTLVERPINEDRVVVSPEGTTITYYFEKGKILQIFYLVTFNSNGGSSVLTQKIKENELLLKPVNPQKEGFYFGGWYLNKELSEEWNFETPIIEDTILYAKWIKKDDLSENHYQLLNTPDPHNKTKKLPKLGQANLSNYLSSFGVISILVIIYLKCYVINNRKKIV, from the coding sequence TTGAATCGTAGAGTTATGATGGTATTAATGTTATTAATTTTTTTTGGAAAAGGAGACGTAACATTTGCGAATGAAGGAGGAAAGCAGGATCGAGATCAAAGTACGATTTTAAATTCTGATGAAATAGTCAATTTAACTGTAAATTTTGTAAACAAGAAAACGGATGAGGTATTAAATACAGTATCACTAAGTTATCCAACCAATTCAACGATTGATGTTACTGAGACAGGTACAGTACAAGATATTGTGCAACGTTTTATTGATTCAGGGTATACTCTGGTGGAAAGACCAATAAATGAAGGTGGAGTAGTTGTATCTCCAGATGGAACAACGATTACTTATTACTTTGAAAAACAAGCAAACTTAACTGTAAATTTTGTAAACAAGGCAACGGACGAGGTATTAAATACAATATCGCTAAATTATCCAATCAATTCAGCGATTGATGTTACTGAGACAGGTACAGTACAAGATATTGTGCAACGTTTTATTGATTCAGGGTATACTCTAGTGGAAAGACCAATAAATGAAGGTGGAGTGGTTGTATCTCCGGATGGAACAACGATTACTTATTACTTTGAAAAACAAGCAAACTTAACTGTAAATTTTGTAAACAAGGCAACGGACGAGGTATTAAATACAGTATCACTAAGTTATCCAACCAATTCAACGATTGATGTTACTGAGACAGGTACAGTACAAGATATTGTGCAACGTTTTATTGATTCAGGGTATACTCTGGTGGAAAGACCAATAAATGAAGATAGAGTGGTTGTATCTCCGGAAGGGACAACGATTACTTACTATTTTGAAAAAGGAAAGATTCTACAAATATTTTATTTAGTAACCTTCAATAGTAATGGAGGTAGTTCTGTCTTAACACAAAAAATAAAAGAAAATGAATTGTTGCTGAAACCTGTGAATCCTCAAAAAGAAGGTTTTTACTTTGGAGGCTGGTATCTAAACAAAGAACTATCTGAGGAGTGGAATTTTGAGACACCAATAATCGAAGATACCATTCTTTATGCTAAATGGATAAAAAAAGATGATTTGAGTGAAAACCATTATCAGCTTTTAAATACACCCGATCCTCACAATAAAACAAAAAAGCTCCCTAAATTAGGACAAGCTAATTTGTCTAATTATCTCTCCTCTTTTGGAGTTATTTCAATTCTGGTTATAATTTACTTGAAATGTTATGTGATAAATAATCGTAAAAAAATAGTTTGA
- a CDS encoding NmrA family NAD(P)-binding protein, with translation MLLITGSTGKLGHAIVKQIQKKIGTKEVVLMTTDLTKAQRYIQDGFEVRQGNFDDPDSLTKAFEGIDKLLIISTMSQDRFFQQKTAIDVAKKMGVAHVIYTSLAIQDIETSHVKPIMESHFFTEQYLMESGLVYTILRNTMYADAILDIVGDITQLETLSLPGGNGRVPYALRQEMGEGIANLLVENSHANKLYNIVGDNLYSYYDIAKLLGEIRQTTINYQDISMDIYMNQLKIKGIPSFMIDFTTNTVLDIRDKQYEIEDKTLSSLLGRPTKDLLQLLTTLMTV, from the coding sequence ATGTTGCTGATCACTGGCTCAACCGGAAAATTAGGACATGCAATTGTAAAACAAATACAAAAAAAAATAGGAACAAAAGAAGTTGTTTTGATGACAACTGATTTAACTAAAGCACAAAGATATATTCAAGATGGATTTGAAGTCCGCCAAGGAAATTTTGATGACCCAGACTCGCTAACTAAAGCTTTTGAAGGAATAGACAAATTATTAATAATTTCAACAATGAGTCAGGACCGATTTTTTCAACAAAAAACTGCCATTGATGTTGCCAAAAAGATGGGAGTTGCTCATGTTATCTATACTAGTCTTGCAATTCAAGATATAGAAACTTCTCATGTTAAACCAATTATGGAAAGTCATTTTTTTACTGAGCAATATTTGATGGAGTCAGGGTTAGTCTATACAATTCTGCGAAATACAATGTATGCTGATGCAATATTAGATATAGTTGGTGATATTACTCAATTAGAAACCCTTTCTTTACCGGGAGGTAATGGAAGAGTGCCATATGCTTTACGACAAGAAATGGGAGAAGGAATTGCAAATCTGCTAGTTGAAAACTCTCACGCTAATAAACTATATAATATAGTTGGAGATAATTTATATTCGTATTATGATATAGCAAAACTATTAGGAGAAATTAGACAGACAACAATTAATTATCAGGATATTTCAATGGATATTTATATGAATCAACTTAAAATTAAGGGAATTCCTTCCTTTATGATTGACTTTACCACTAATACAGTATTGGATATTAGGGATAAGCAATATGAAATTGAAGACAAAACGTTAAGCAGTCTTCTCGGTAGGCCCACAAAAGATTTATTACAACTGCTAACTACCCTGATGACTGTGTAA